CTATTATCAGCTGGATTTGGAAAACCACCCAACTGTACAATCTCCCCAGTTGGCAGTACTACCTCCATGCCCAAAACATGTTCTTTAGTCACTCCATATTTTATTCCTTTGATTCCTCCGGCGCATTCTGCAACGTTGCCACCTATAGTTGCAACCTTAAGACTAGCTGGATCAGGAGCAAACATATATCCCATTGGTTCAACAACCTTGGTTAAATTAAGATTTATAACCCCTGGTTCAACTAGTGCTGTCTCATTAATGATATCTATATCTAAAATCTTATCCATTTTAGTTAGAACAAGAATAATTCCAGCATCTGGGGTAACCGCTCCACCACTTAGACATGTTCCAGCTCCCCTTGGTACTACCTTAATACCCGTTTCATTAGCAAGTTTTATTATTTCAGCCACTTCTTCAGTAGTTTCAGCAAATACAACCGCCCCGGGTTGATAAATGAAAGGAGAAGAATCGTAGGAATACATTTCCATAGATATCTTACTGGTTAAGATATTGTCGCTACCTACAATCTTCTTTAGACTATTTATAATATCTGTCTTCACCTGTAGACCTCCTTTTAAGGTGTCACATACAACTTAACAACGGTATTATCTATTTCAGAAGTAATAAGTCATACCATTAAAGACTCCCCTCTCAAGTTACTGACTTTAAGGGGACACTAATAGTAGAATATTCTTAGTATAACATGTAACATGTTACTGCTTCAATGCAAATGCAAAAAATATACAAATATCTAGATGTTTGGTATACTGTTCATATCTATTGCTAGGATGTGAATTAATGCATATAAAAAAAGCCCCAAGTTTAAAAGAACAGGTATATAGTTACCTTCGTGAATCAATACTAAATTTAGAGCTTGAAGTGGATAAGCTTTATTCTGATCAATGGGTTGCTAATAACATTGGTGTAAGCAGGACCCCTGTTAGAGAAGCTGTCTTACAATTGCAGCACGAAGGCCTAGTTGATATTGTTCCATACAGAGGTTTTATAGTTAAAATGATTTCTACTGAAGAAATTATTGATGTCTTTCAATTAAGAGAAGCCATTGAGGGCTTTTGTATTAAGCATTTAATACGGTGCAAGGAAACCCATTCTGTTGCCTTTAATAAATCATTGTATAAGCTAAAAGAATCACTACTCTTCCAAGAGAAAGCCAGCAAAAATGAAAGCTCAAATGAGTTTTGGGATGCAGACAGGTTATTCCATGAAAGCATTATAAAACATTCCAATAATAAATGCTTTAATGATATCTACAAATCCCATCGAGATAAAATACAAATTATATCTCTTGAAACCTTAAAAGATAAGAGCAGAATATACTCTGCATTATCTGAACACAACGCCATAGTAGCTTCCATAGAAAATGGCTCAGAAGATGATGCATATCAAAAGATATTGGACCACCTAAGCAGTACTAAATCACTAATGATGAAATCTCTTGACAAACGCAACAATAGATGACCATTATTTTCTTTAGGTTTACCAAAGCTTAATAGTTTTTAGGTAAAAGAAATTCTGCATAATCGTAATAGAAGGGGCCTCACCGGGATATACTGTGAGTTGCCCCTTTATCTACTTATTCCACTCTAGGTATGCACCTTTCATGGGTGATGCAGCTAATGATTGAAATAATCCAAGAACACCTTTGTTTTCTTTAATAGGTCTATTCCATTTCTTTTTGCGTTCTACTAGTATTTTTTCTACTTCTGCTTTGTCTGCTTCTTTTCCAGCTATTCCTACTATATCTAATTTCCTCTCAGGAATGTTTATTGATATAAGGTCACCCTCTGCTACTAATGCTAGCGGGCCTCCGGTTGCTGCTTCTGGAGATACGTGTCCGATTGCTGGACCTCTTGTTGCACCTGAAAACCTTCCATCTGTTATTAGGGCTGTTGTTGCTACTAATTCTGGATTTGTGTATATTGCTTCTGTTGTACGAAGCATTTCTGGCATTCCTGCTCCTTGAGGTCCTTCATATCTGATTATTATAAGATCTCCTGGTTTAATTTGTCCTGATAGGATTGCTTCTACTGCCGCTTCTTCACTATCATATGGTCGTGCTGGCCCTGTATGGACATGCATTTTTGGGTCTACTGCTGCGTGTTTTACTACTGCTCCCTCTGGAGCTAAGCTTCCGTATAATACTGCTAATCCGCCACCTTGCTTATATGGCTTATCTATTGGCTGGATAACCTCTTCTGCTGTTAGTCCGTAGTTTCTTAAATATCCTTTACCTACTCCGAAGTAGCCGTTTCTTTCTAGTTCTTCTAGATTTTCTCCTACTGTTTTGCCTGTAACTGTCAGGGCATCTAGGTGCAGATATTCTTTTAGTTGCATCATGACCCCTGGTACTCCGCCTGCAAACCATAGTAATTCTGTTGGCCATTTGCCACTTGTCTTTAGGCTTACTAGTACTGGTATCTTAGAATGTATTTCTTCAAATAGGTCTGCTGTGATTTCTAAGCCTACTTCATGAGCTATTGCAGGTAAATGTAGCGTTGCATTTGTTGAACCAGAGATTGCTGCATGTACCATTATTGCGTTTTCAAAGGCTTTTCTTGTTAGTATTTGTTTTGGTGTGATACTCTTGTCCATTAGTTCTTTTACTTGTTCTGCTGCTCTATATGAAAGATGCTCTAACTGGTTTATGCTCGCCGGCATCAATGCGTTTCCTGGTAGGCTCAAGCCTAGAGCCTCCGACATTGTTTGCATTGTGCTTGCTGTTCCCATAAACTGACATGCTCCACAGGATGGACAGGAGTTTATTTGTTCTACCAGTAACTCTTGGCTTGTGATTTCGCCTCTTTTTTCTTTGTCGCCTGATCCATATAGTTTTTCTGAGGATAAGTAATCCGGTCCTGGCATCATTGCTCCTCCACAGATATGAAGCCCTGGCATATCCAGTCTCGCTAAGGCTTTTAAATGAGCTGGTATTGATTTATCACAGCTTGATACTAGCATCAGTCCATCAAAGGGTGAACTTAATGCATGGATTTCT
The DNA window shown above is from Desulfitibacter sp. BRH_c19 and carries:
- a CDS encoding dihydroxy-acid dehydratase translates to MLKSQHLREVNTQGDGLRLGSGWTPSDLAKPQVLIDSVFGDSHPGSHHLDKLVNSAKNGLYSVGCKPAVYTVTDICDGIAMAHDGMNFSLLSREIIAMMVEIHALSSPFDGLMLVSSCDKSIPAHLKALARLDMPGLHICGGAMMPGPDYLSSEKLYGSGDKEKRGEITSQELLVEQINSCPSCGACQFMGTASTMQTMSEALGLSLPGNALMPASINQLEHLSYRAAEQVKELMDKSITPKQILTRKAFENAIMVHAAISGSTNATLHLPAIAHEVGLEITADLFEEIHSKIPVLVSLKTSGKWPTELLWFAGGVPGVMMQLKEYLHLDALTVTGKTVGENLEELERNGYFGVGKGYLRNYGLTAEEVIQPIDKPYKQGGGLAVLYGSLAPEGAVVKHAAVDPKMHVHTGPARPYDSEEAAVEAILSGQIKPGDLIIIRYEGPQGAGMPEMLRTTEAIYTNPELVATTALITDGRFSGATRGPAIGHVSPEAATGGPLALVAEGDLISINIPERKLDIVGIAGKEADKAEVEKILVERKKKWNRPIKENKGVLGLFQSLAASPMKGAYLEWNK